A section of the Oryza sativa Japonica Group chromosome 1, ASM3414082v1 genome encodes:
- the LOC4325613 gene encoding cBL-interacting protein kinase 12: MLMATVSPARREPTPQAVRASPMPSAAAALVRRGGGGSGGTVLGKYELGRVLGQGSFAKVYQARHLETDECVAIKVLDKEKAVKGGMVHLVKREINVLRRVRHPNIVQLFEVMASKTKIYFVMEYVRGGELFSRVSKGRLREDTARRYFQQLVSAVDFCHARGVFHRDLKPENLLVDENGDLKVSDFGLAAGPDQFDPDGLLHTFCGTPAYVAPEVLRRRGYDGAKADIWSCGVILFALMAGYLPFHDHNIMVLYRKIYNGEFRCPRWFSKDFTRLITRLLDANPKTRITVPEIIESDWFKKGYKPVKFYIEDDKLYNLSDDVLNLEPADPVPPPLGLAPPVPPPPQGDDPDGSGSESDSSVVSCPATLSTGESQRVRGSLPRPASLNAFDIISFSKGFNLSGLFEERGNEIRFVSGEPMSDIVKKLEEIAKVKSFTVRRKDWRVSIEGTREGVKGPLTIGAEIFELTPSLVVVEVKRKAGDNEEYEDFCNMELKPGMQHLVHQMLPAPNGTPVSEKVERSSSLQAPLTLKLIGTEGSMS; encoded by the coding sequence ATGCTGATGGCGACCGTCTCGCCGGCGCGGAGGGAGCCGACGCCGCAGGCGGTGCGGGCGTCCCCGatgccatcggcggcggcggcgttggtgaGGAGAGGCGGTGGTGGTAGCGGGGGGACGGTGCTGGGGAAGTACGAGCTGGGGCGCGTCCTGGGACAGGGCTCGTTCGCGAAGGTGTACCAGGCGAGGCACCTGGAGACCGACGAGTGCGTGGCAATCAAGGTGCTCGACAAGGAGAAGGCCGTGAAGGGCGGGATGGTCCACCTCGTCAAGCGCGAGATCAACGTGCTCCGCCGGGTGCGCCACCCGAACATCGTGCAGCTGTTCGAGGTAATGGCCAGCAAGACCAAGATCTACTTCGTCATGGAGTAtgtccgcggcggcgagctcttCTCCCGCGTCTCCAAGGGACGCCTCAGGGAGGACACCGCGCGGCGCTACTTCCAGCAGCTTGTCTCCGCCGTCGACTTCTGCCACGCCCGCGGCGTGTTCCACCGTGACCTCAAGCCCGAGAACCTCCTCGTGGATGAGAACGGGGACTTGAAGGTCTCGGacttcggcctcgccgccggccccgACCAGTTCGACCCCGACGGTCTGCTCCACACGTTCTGCGGCACGCCGGCCTACGTCGCCCCCGAGGTGCTCAGGCGCCGCGGATACGACGGCGCCAAGGCGGACATATGGTCATGCGGTGTCATCCTCTTTGCGCTCATGGCCGGGTACCTCCCTTTCCATGACCACAACATCATGGTTCTGTACCGGAAGATCTACAATGGGGAGTTCAGGTGTCCAAGGTGGTTCTCCAAGGATTTTACTAGATTGATAACGCGCCTTCTTGACGCAAACCCCAAAACTAGGATCACCGTGCCAGAGATCATTGAGAGCGATTGGTTCAAGAAAGGATACAAGCCAGTCAAGTTTTACATTGAGGATGACAAGCTCTACAACCTGTCTGATGACGTGCTGAACTTGGAGCCTGCTGATCCTGTTCCCCCACCATTGGGTTTGGCACCTCCTGTTCCTCCACCTCCACAAGGGGATGATCCTGATGGTTCAGGGTCTGAGTCAGATTCATCAGTCGTATCCTGCCCGGCCACATTGTCAACTGGGGAGAGCCAGAGAGTCCGTGGGTCACTACCACGCCCAGCAAGCCTTAATGCATTTGATATCATATCATTCTCAAAAGGATTCAACTTGTCTGGGCTGTTTGAGGAGAGGGGGAACGAGATCAGGTTTGTATCTGGTGAGCCCATGTCTGACATTGTAAAAAAGCTGGAGGAGATTGCAAAGGTCAAGAGCTTCACAGTGCGGAGGAAGGACTGGCGGGTGAGCATAGAGGGTACACGCGAAGGAGTTAAGGGGCCTCTAACCATAGGCGCGGAGATATTTGAGCTTACACCCTCCCTTGTAGTAGTGGAAGTAAAAAGAAAGGCAGGTGATAATGAAGAGTATGAGGATTTCTGCAACATGGAGTTGAAGCCAGGAATGCAGCACCTTGTGCACCAGATGCTCCCAGCTCCAAATGGAACTCCTGTGAGTGAGAAGGTTGAAAG